A single genomic interval of Stieleria maiorica harbors:
- a CDS encoding polysaccharide lyase, producing the protein MPLTRHVLLVLAIAFASQARADRSDWVEGSSAQTDGANREHYNRAAILPWKHFMGDWRDATDVAQGDAAYAEVEVIDNDTPKPVRWNVTTLVKQWTAHEFPCQGMFLRVTGDRGRIAFASREHEDASLHPTLQIRGPSGTIKLTAIADTHLTASTYRSQGRARKLRVSAEPEHLLVRFDWSDLDRFGAIDEATLVLHSTEQYGSARIGVFRCRQGHDEPPSPPRLGIAAKYDRDRGIEADPQVVFATGFERDDWREEWTVAEPEDKIDVIAADANFQNFEALQKRALRSRIAKGAFTALNTTYKFEKETGDEPEEIYFRYYLRLADDWNQTLQGGKLPGISGTYGRGGWGGRKSDGVNGWSARGLFRMTVPDGNPLAGTTPVGFYCYHADMNGNYGTNWIWNKDYRGYLETNRWYAIEQHCRLNTPGEIDGVLRAWVDGRLAFEKADVRFRLTDALKIEQIWMNVYHGGKQASPHDQHLFIDNVVIGKDYIGPMMATANNR; encoded by the coding sequence ATGCCCCTTACCCGACATGTCCTCCTGGTCCTTGCCATCGCCTTCGCATCCCAGGCACGTGCCGATCGCTCGGATTGGGTGGAAGGCTCCTCCGCTCAAACCGACGGAGCGAACCGTGAACACTACAACCGCGCCGCGATCCTGCCCTGGAAGCACTTCATGGGAGATTGGCGCGACGCCACCGATGTCGCGCAAGGGGATGCCGCGTATGCCGAAGTCGAGGTCATCGACAACGACACGCCCAAACCGGTGCGTTGGAACGTCACGACGCTTGTCAAACAGTGGACGGCGCACGAGTTTCCCTGCCAAGGCATGTTCTTGCGCGTCACCGGTGATCGGGGCCGGATCGCCTTTGCCAGTCGAGAGCACGAGGATGCATCGCTGCATCCGACACTGCAGATCCGAGGGCCGAGCGGCACGATCAAGCTTACCGCCATCGCCGACACCCACCTGACCGCATCGACGTATCGCAGCCAAGGCCGCGCGAGGAAACTACGCGTCTCCGCCGAACCGGAACACCTGCTGGTCCGCTTCGATTGGAGCGATCTGGATCGATTCGGAGCGATCGATGAAGCGACGCTTGTTCTGCATTCGACCGAGCAATACGGGTCAGCGCGGATCGGTGTCTTTCGCTGTCGCCAGGGCCACGACGAACCGCCTTCGCCTCCGCGGTTGGGAATCGCCGCAAAATATGATCGTGACCGAGGGATTGAAGCCGATCCCCAGGTGGTCTTCGCCACCGGATTCGAACGTGACGACTGGCGCGAGGAATGGACCGTTGCCGAACCGGAAGACAAGATCGACGTGATCGCCGCCGACGCGAACTTTCAAAACTTTGAAGCTCTACAAAAGCGTGCCCTGCGTTCACGCATCGCCAAGGGAGCGTTTACTGCACTGAACACGACCTACAAGTTCGAGAAAGAAACGGGTGACGAGCCCGAAGAGATCTATTTCCGCTACTACCTGCGGTTGGCCGATGATTGGAATCAGACCCTTCAAGGCGGCAAGCTGCCGGGGATCAGTGGCACGTACGGACGTGGTGGCTGGGGCGGTCGCAAGAGTGACGGCGTCAACGGCTGGTCCGCGCGGGGACTGTTTCGCATGACCGTTCCGGATGGCAATCCGCTCGCCGGAACGACGCCGGTCGGATTTTATTGTTACCACGCCGATATGAACGGAAACTACGGCACCAACTGGATCTGGAACAAGGACTACCGCGGCTATCTGGAAACGAACCGTTGGTACGCGATCGAGCAACACTGTCGGCTCAATACGCCCGGCGAAATCGACGGCGTGTTAAGAGCCTGGGTCGACGGCCGGTTGGCGTTCGAGAAAGCCGATGTCCGCTTTCGCTTGACCGATGCATTGAAGATCGAGCAAATCTGGATGAACGTGTACCACGGCGGCAAACAAGCCTCGCCCCACGACCAGCACCTGTTCATCGACAACGTCGTCATCGGCAAAGACTACATCGGACCGATGATGGCTACCGCCAATAACCGTTGA
- the gcvP gene encoding aminomethyl-transferring glycine dehydrogenase translates to MSSESRTNGSAATRILNFVDGFSKRHIGPSPSDLETMLATVGFDSLEGLSDATVPGDIRLESELEIPEARGEREFLSALKTIAGKNKVHRSCIGMGYTDTVTPPVILRNVLENPGWYTQYTPYQAEIAQGRLEALLNFQTMIADLTGLPLAGASLLDEATAAAEAMTMCYSIASHKKTGFWASDDCHPQTLSLLQTRADGLGIDLKIGPIEDIDFEHGAGGLCGLLVQYPTSDGRIEDYRDVADKAKQCGCMTVAAADILALTVLTPPGEWGADICVGSAQRFGVPMGLGGPHAAYIATHDKHARKLPGRIIGISKDVHGNRALRMAIQTREQHIRRDKATSNICTAQALLAIISSFYGVYHGPDGLTDIARRTQAYTAALAKGLARLGHETLGGGPIFDTIRIRLGKGRTHAARQVADAARERLINLREYEDGTLGVTLDETADRALVADLLAAFNFGHYTGFDVDELVNEADADGTLDLGAFTRTSDFMTHEVFHSYRSETELLRYIFKLMGRDLSLANSMIPLGSCTMKLNGTSEMIPVTWPEFANIHPFAPDVQWRGYTHMFRELERWLCEVTGFAAVSLQPNAGSQGEYAGLLVIRAYHEHMARKEGRENVRNVCLIPTSAHGTNPASAVMAGMKVVAIKCDDRGDIDMDDLRAKASQHADHLSALMITYPSTHGVFEPTIREVCDVIHQHGGQVYMDGANMNAQVGLTSPGICGADVCHLNLHKTFCIPHGGGGPGMGPIGVAKQLVPFLPGHPVERPDTAGEFAIGPVAAAPYGSPSILTISYVYIALMGAAGLKKATQVAILNANYMAKRLSEHYDVLYTDANGFVAHEFIIDCRSFEKTAGIKTDDIAKRLMDYGFHAPTMSWPVAGTLMIEPTESESKEELDRFCDALIAIRKEIATIEDGQMDRDDNPLHNAPHTMHEIGSDDWSHPYTREQAAWPAPWLRDAKFWPTVGRIDNTYGDRNLVCACVPMSDYE, encoded by the coding sequence ATGTCCAGCGAATCGCGAACCAATGGCTCCGCAGCCACCCGTATCCTCAACTTTGTGGACGGGTTCTCCAAACGGCACATCGGGCCCTCCCCGTCGGACCTGGAAACCATGCTCGCGACGGTCGGTTTTGACTCGCTGGAGGGGCTTTCCGACGCGACCGTTCCCGGCGACATTCGGCTCGAATCGGAGCTGGAGATTCCCGAGGCGCGGGGCGAACGAGAGTTTTTGTCGGCACTGAAAACGATCGCAGGCAAAAATAAGGTTCACCGGTCGTGCATCGGCATGGGCTACACCGACACGGTCACCCCGCCGGTGATTCTGCGCAACGTGTTGGAGAATCCGGGCTGGTACACCCAGTACACGCCCTACCAGGCGGAAATCGCCCAAGGCCGGTTGGAAGCATTGTTGAACTTCCAGACCATGATCGCCGACCTGACCGGATTGCCGTTGGCCGGTGCCAGTCTGTTGGACGAAGCGACCGCGGCGGCCGAAGCGATGACGATGTGCTATTCGATCGCCTCGCATAAGAAAACCGGCTTCTGGGCCAGTGATGATTGCCACCCCCAAACACTCTCGTTGCTGCAAACACGCGCCGACGGACTTGGGATCGACCTGAAGATCGGCCCCATCGAAGACATCGATTTCGAGCATGGCGCAGGCGGGTTGTGTGGGTTGCTGGTTCAATACCCGACCAGCGATGGCCGCATCGAAGATTACCGCGACGTCGCCGACAAAGCCAAACAGTGCGGCTGCATGACGGTTGCGGCGGCCGACATCCTGGCGCTGACCGTGTTGACGCCGCCGGGCGAGTGGGGCGCGGACATCTGTGTCGGCAGCGCCCAACGCTTCGGCGTGCCGATGGGCTTGGGCGGACCGCACGCGGCTTACATCGCGACACACGATAAACATGCCCGCAAGCTGCCCGGACGCATCATCGGGATCTCCAAAGACGTGCACGGCAATCGCGCACTGCGGATGGCGATTCAAACCCGCGAACAACACATTCGCCGCGACAAGGCCACCAGCAACATCTGCACCGCCCAGGCCTTGCTGGCGATCATCAGCTCGTTCTATGGCGTCTACCACGGCCCCGACGGCTTGACCGATATCGCCCGCCGCACCCAAGCCTACACCGCCGCCCTGGCCAAGGGCCTGGCGCGACTGGGGCACGAAACACTCGGCGGCGGACCGATCTTTGACACCATCCGCATCCGGCTTGGCAAAGGCCGCACGCATGCAGCCCGTCAGGTCGCCGATGCCGCCCGCGAACGGCTGATCAACCTGCGTGAATACGAGGACGGGACCCTGGGCGTCACGTTGGACGAAACCGCCGACCGCGCGCTCGTGGCCGACCTGCTGGCCGCGTTCAACTTCGGGCACTACACCGGATTCGACGTCGATGAACTGGTCAACGAAGCCGACGCCGACGGGACCTTGGACCTGGGCGCGTTCACCCGCACGTCGGACTTCATGACCCACGAAGTCTTTCACAGCTATCGCAGCGAAACCGAATTGCTGCGTTACATCTTTAAGCTGATGGGCCGCGACCTCTCGTTGGCCAACAGCATGATCCCGCTGGGGTCCTGCACGATGAAGTTGAACGGGACCAGCGAGATGATCCCGGTGACCTGGCCCGAATTCGCGAACATCCACCCCTTTGCCCCCGACGTCCAGTGGCGCGGCTACACGCACATGTTCCGCGAACTGGAACGCTGGCTGTGTGAAGTCACCGGATTCGCCGCGGTCAGCTTGCAACCCAACGCGGGATCGCAAGGTGAATACGCCGGGTTGTTGGTGATCCGGGCCTACCACGAACACATGGCCAGGAAGGAAGGCCGGGAAAATGTTCGCAACGTTTGCTTGATCCCGACTTCCGCTCACGGAACCAACCCGGCATCGGCGGTGATGGCCGGAATGAAAGTCGTGGCGATCAAGTGTGACGACCGCGGCGACATCGACATGGATGACCTGCGAGCCAAAGCGTCACAGCACGCTGATCACTTGTCCGCGTTGATGATCACCTACCCTTCCACCCACGGCGTCTTTGAACCGACGATCCGTGAAGTGTGTGACGTGATTCACCAGCATGGCGGTCAAGTCTACATGGACGGGGCCAACATGAACGCCCAGGTCGGTTTGACCAGCCCGGGCATCTGTGGCGCCGACGTCTGCCACTTGAACTTGCACAAGACGTTCTGCATCCCCCACGGCGGCGGCGGCCCCGGCATGGGCCCGATCGGCGTGGCCAAACAACTCGTGCCGTTCCTGCCCGGACACCCCGTCGAACGCCCCGACACCGCCGGCGAATTTGCGATCGGCCCAGTCGCCGCGGCCCCGTATGGCAGCCCCAGCATTCTGACGATCAGCTACGTCTACATCGCCCTGATGGGCGCCGCGGGGCTGAAGAAGGCCACGCAAGTCGCGATTTTGAACGCCAACTACATGGCCAAGCGACTCTCCGAACACTATGACGTGCTCTACACCGATGCCAACGGATTCGTCGCGCATGAATTCATCATCGATTGCCGCAGCTTCGAGAAAACCGCCGGCATCAAAACCGACGACATCGCCAAGCGTTTGATGGATTACGGATTCCACGCGCCGACGATGTCCTGGCCCGTCGCCGGAACGCTGATGATCGAACCGACCGAGAGCGAATCCAAGGAAGAACTGGATCGTTTCTGCGACGCCTTGATCGCGATCCGCAAAGAGATTGCGACGATCGAAGACGGCCAGATGGATCGCGACGACAACCCGCTGCACAACGCCCCGCACACGATGCATGAAATCGGCAGCGATGACTGGTCGCACCCGTACACTCGCGAGCAAGCCGCCTGGCCAGCACCCTGGTTGCGCGACGCAAAATTCTGGCCCACCGTCGGTCGCATCGACAACACCTACGGCGATCGCAATCTGGTCTGCGCCTGCGTCCCGATGAGCGATTACGAATAG
- a CDS encoding enolase C-terminal domain-like protein, with protein MKPTDIRITGVRTSYEHHDYRTTMKFGGVPVDKATVLNVHCDVVTRDGKTATGFGSMPLSNIWAFPSRQMDYDQTLGAMTTLAGRCEAIAADYAEFGHPVDLGMALEHLYLGAAADVSKELNLVEPIPMLATMVTGSPFDAAIHDAFGKVHGKNCFQTYGQDFMSRDVGAYLGADYAGDWIGDFLLDRPKPQMPLYHLVGALDPLDDGELDKPTGDGLPDTLPEWIRYNGLTHMKLKLNGDDVKWDLERIVKVDRIATETQAERGVDTWFYSLDFNERCPHVDYLIEMLEKLRERTPKGFDRVQYIEQPTARDLKAHPENKMHEAAKLKPVVIDESLTDLESLMLAREMGYTGAALKACKGQSQSMLMAVAAQKLGLFLCVQDLTCPGASLIHSAAIAAHVPGVAAIESNSRQYCPKANLPWEDKFPGIFVVRDGSMDTSCLDGVGLGAV; from the coding sequence ATGAAGCCCACCGACATTCGCATCACCGGCGTTCGCACCAGTTACGAACACCACGATTACCGCACGACGATGAAATTCGGCGGCGTGCCGGTCGACAAAGCGACGGTGTTGAACGTCCACTGCGACGTCGTCACCCGCGACGGCAAGACGGCGACCGGATTCGGATCCATGCCGTTGTCGAACATCTGGGCGTTCCCGTCGCGTCAGATGGATTACGACCAGACCCTGGGGGCGATGACGACACTGGCCGGGCGATGTGAAGCGATCGCCGCCGATTACGCCGAATTCGGCCATCCGGTCGATCTTGGTATGGCACTCGAACACCTGTACTTGGGCGCGGCGGCGGATGTCAGCAAGGAATTGAACCTGGTCGAACCGATTCCGATGCTGGCCACGATGGTCACCGGCAGCCCCTTCGACGCAGCGATCCACGACGCCTTCGGCAAAGTCCATGGCAAAAACTGTTTCCAGACCTACGGCCAGGATTTCATGAGCCGAGACGTCGGTGCGTACCTCGGCGCCGACTATGCCGGCGACTGGATCGGCGACTTCTTGTTGGACCGGCCCAAGCCTCAAATGCCGCTGTATCACCTGGTCGGCGCGCTCGACCCGCTCGACGACGGCGAATTGGACAAGCCCACCGGCGACGGATTGCCCGACACGTTGCCCGAGTGGATCCGGTACAACGGATTGACGCACATGAAGCTCAAGCTGAACGGCGACGACGTCAAATGGGACCTGGAACGGATCGTCAAAGTCGACCGCATCGCCACGGAAACCCAGGCCGAACGGGGCGTCGACACCTGGTTCTATTCGTTGGACTTTAACGAACGTTGCCCCCACGTCGATTATCTGATCGAGATGCTCGAAAAGCTACGCGAGCGAACCCCCAAGGGGTTTGATCGCGTCCAGTACATCGAACAACCGACCGCGCGTGACTTGAAGGCGCACCCGGAAAACAAGATGCACGAAGCGGCGAAGCTGAAACCTGTCGTGATCGATGAATCGTTGACCGACTTGGAATCGCTGATGCTGGCTCGCGAGATGGGCTACACCGGCGCGGCGCTCAAAGCGTGCAAGGGTCAATCGCAATCGATGTTGATGGCCGTCGCCGCGCAGAAACTGGGGCTGTTCCTATGTGTCCAGGACTTGACCTGCCCGGGCGCCTCGCTGATTCACTCGGCCGCCATCGCCGCCCACGTCCCCGGCGTTGCGGCGATCGAATCCAACTCGCGGCAGTACTGCCCCAAGGCCAACCTGCCCTGGGAAGACAAGTTCCCCGGGATCTTTGTCGTGCGAGACGGGTCGATGGACACCAGCTGCCTGGACGGCGTCGGCCTGGGTGCGGTGTGA